The Neovison vison isolate M4711 chromosome 13, ASM_NN_V1, whole genome shotgun sequence genome includes a region encoding these proteins:
- the NRL gene encoding neural retina-specific leucine zipper protein, whose protein sequence is MALPPSPLAMEYVNDFDLMKFEVKREPSEGRSGPPTASLGSTPYSSVPPSPTFSEPGMVGPTEGPRPGLEELYWLATLQQQLGAGEALGLSPEEALELLQGQGPVPMEGTHSYYPGSPEETGAQHAQLAERFSDAALVSMSVRELNRQLRGCGRDEALRLKQRRRTLKNRGYAQACRSKRLQQRRGLEAERARLAAQLDALRAEVARLARERDLYKARCDRLTSSGPGAGDHAHFFL, encoded by the exons ATGGCACTGCCTCCCAGCCCCCTGGCTATGGAATATGTCAATGACTTTGACTTGATGAAGTTTGAGGTAAAGCGGGAACCCTCTGAGGGGCGATCTGGCCCCCCAACAgcctcactgggctccacaccCTACAGCTCAGTGCCTCCTTCACCCACCTTCAGTGAGCCAGGCATGGTGGGGCCTACGGAGGGCCCGAGGCCAGGCCTGGAGGAGCTGTACTGGCTGGCCACGTTGCAGCagcagctgggagctggggaggcACTGGGGCTGAGTCCTGAGGAGGccctggagctgctgcagggTCAAGGTCCAGTCCCTATGGAGGGGACCCACAGCTACTACCCAGGGAGCCCGGAGGAGACAGGGGCCCAACATGCCCAG CTGGCCGAGCGGTTTTCGGACGCGGCGCTGGTGTCGATGTCTGTGCGGGAGCTCAACCGGCAGCTGCGGGGCTGCGGGCGCGACGAGGCCCTGCGGCTGAAACAGAGGCGCCGCACGCTGAAGAACCGTGGTTACGCGCAGGCCTGTCGCTCCAAGCGGCTGCAGCAGCGGCGCGGGCTAGAGGCCGAGCGCGCCCGCCTGGCAGCCCAGCTGGACGCGCTGCGGGCCGAGGTGGCCCGCCTGGCCAGGGAGCGTGACCTCTACAAGGCTCGCTGTGACCGGCTGACCTCGAGCGGCCCTGGGGCCggggaccacgcccacttcttCCTCTGA